CGCGGTTCATGCACGCGTCGTCGCCCGCAGCCAGAACCCGCAGATAGTTGCGGCTGTAGCCCTTGAGCAATCCGGTGGTCTTATCGCGGCTGTGCTCGAACAGGACCGGCACGGTGTGGCCGACAAACCGGGCGGCAAACGCGGCTTTCTTACGCGCGCCAAGCTGACGGACCTGACGCGCGCGGCGGGTAATGGTCGGCTTGGGCACGCTATCGGTGAACTTCGCCGCAGTCGTGCCGCTGCGGACGGAGTACGGAAAGACATGAAAATAAGTAAACGGGCTGTCTTCGAGAAACCGATAGCTCTGGCTGAACTCGTGCTCGCCCTCGCCGGGAAAGCCGACAATCAGATCGGTGCCCAGCGCGGCCTGGGGCAGGGCGTCTCGTAGACGGGCCAGCACATCGCCGGCCAGGGTCCGGTCATAGCGGCGACGCATGCGGGCCAGGGTGCGGTCGTCGCCCGACTGGAGGGGAATATGCAGGTGGGGGCAGACGGTCTGGGCCTGGGTCAGGAGGTCGATCAGCGCCGGGCTGAACTCGTGCGGGTCGAGCGAACTGAGCCGGACCCGAGGGACCGGTTTGCGCTCTTCAATGGCCGCCACCAGCCAGGTCAGGTCGATCTGCGGGTCGAGGTCGGCGCCATAGCCGCCGAGGTGGACGCCGGTCAGGACGACTTCCTGAAAATCCCGCTCGGCCAGCAGGTCGAGCTGCTCAAGGACGCGACGCGGGGGGACGCTGCGGCTTTTGCCGCGCGACATGGGCACAATACAAAAGGTGCAGAACAGGTCGCAGCCCTCCTGGATCTTCAGAAACGCCCGGGTCTGAGGGGTAAACGCTGCCCCCTTCAGGTGGGCGTCATTGTTTTGAAACGTCTGGGTGCCGAAGGTCTCGATACGGGACGCTTTACGCACATTGCTGACGGCGACGGCTTGGGGCAGCTCGGCGGTTACGGCCCGCAGGATGTCGTCCGGGCGGTTGAGGCCGATGACATAGTCAACCTCGGGCAGACGGGCGATGGCCTGGGGCGCGACCTGGGCATAACAGCCGGTCATGATGATCCGGGCAGCAGGATTCCGGCGTTTGGCGCGGCGGGCGAGCTGGCGGCTCTCGGCGTCGGCCTGATTGGTGACCGTGCAGCTGTTGACGATATACACATCGGCCGTGTCGGCAAACGGCACCAGGCGGTGGCCGGCCGCGCTGAGCCGATCAGCAATCGTTGCCGTATCGTACTGGTTGACCTTGCAGCCCAGGGTGGTCAGGCCAATTCTGAGAGCGGCTGATGGCATGGCTTACACGCCTCCCTCTATCCACCCGCCGCCCAGGACGTGGTCGCCGGCGTAAAAAACAACCGCCTGTCCGGGGCTCACCCCTGGACAGCCGTGCTGGAACCAGACCGTGGCCGTGGCGTCCGGGCCGGGTACGATGCGGGCTGGAATCGGCGGATGGCGGTAGCGAATCTTGACCTCGGCCCGCAGCTCCTGGCTCTGGTCGCCGGCGACCCAGCTGACGTCTTTGGCGTACAGGCCGGGGGTCCGTAGCTGGTCCTTGGTGCCGACCGTCACCCGGCCCGTGTGGGCGTCGATGTTCGAGACGTACACCGGCTGGGCCAGACCGCCGATGCCCAGGCCGCGGCGTTGGCCGATGGTAAAGCGATGAATGCCGCCGTGCGAGCCGAGCTGTTGTCCGGTCTGGTCGACCACCTCGCCGGACCTGAAACGCTCGGGCGACAGACGCTGCTCCAGAAAGCGGGCATAGTTGCCGTCGGGCACAAAACAGATGTCCTGGCTCTCGGGCTTGTGGGCAATCCGCAGGCCGAGCGCGTCCGCCTTGTCCCGAACCTGGGCCTTGGTCAGCTGCCCGACCGGAAACAGGGTCCGGGCCAGCTGCGCCTGGCTCAGCGTAAACAGAAAGTAGGACTGGTCCTTGGCCCGGTCGGTGCCGCGCCACAGCTGGTATCGGGCTGTATCGGCGTCATAGTGAATCCGGGCGTAGTGACCGGTGGCCACATACGTGGCGTCAAGCTCTCGGGCTCGCTGCCACAGCAGGTCGAACTTGAGATCGCGGTTACACAGCAGGCACGGGTTAGGGGTCCGACCGCGCAGATATTCCTCGCTGAACACGTCGATCACCCGACTCTGAAAGGCGTCTTTGAGATTGAGGACGTAGTAGGGAATGTCCAGCTGTTCGGCCACCCGCCGGGCGTCTTGAAAATCGTCAATCGAACAGCAGCTGCCCTCGTGGCCGTCGGCAGTGCCGGCCAGCAGCATGGAGATGGCGATGACCTCATAGCCGGCCTCGACCAGCAGGGCGGCGGCAACCGCGCTATCGACCCCGCCGCTCAGGGCGGCCAGTACGCGCCGACCACTGCCGGCGGCCTGGGGCTGAGTAGTGAGGGCGTGGTTTTCCGTCTGGCTCATGTCTTCTCTCTCAAAATGTGAATAATGATCTCTTTCTGTGAAGTCGTCATGCTCGTCCGCTTGTCTGCCCCGCCGCCCGGACCCGCTCGACGATACCGGGCAGGACGGCCACGACCCGGTCAATATCCTGCCGGGTGGTGTCTTTGCCCAGGCTGAAACGAATCGCGCTCTTGGCCGCCTGTGCGTCGTGTCCGAGCGCCAGCAGCACGTGCGAGGGTTCAACCGAACCGGCGGCGCAGGCCGAACCAGTCGATACGGCAATGCCGGCCAGGTCAAGCCCCATCATCAAGCCCTCTCCCGAGGCGCCTGGAAAGCCGAGGTTGAGGGTATTGGGCAGACACTGCTGGCGGGGTGTGTTGCGGACCACGTCGGGGACGCTGCCCTGAACCCCGGTCCACAGCCGGGCGGTCAGCTCGGTCAGCCGGGCCGATACCGCTGTAAGCTCGGCCTGGGCGCGAACGGCCGCGACCCCAAAGCCGACCGCAGCGGCCACATTTTCGGTGCCGGCCCGTTTTTCGCGCTCCTGCGGACCGCCCTGCAAGACGGGCACGAGGCCGGTGCCGTGGCGCACATAGAGCGCCCCAACGCCCTTTGGTCCGTGGATTTTATGGGCCGACAGGGACACCAGATCCGCGCCCAGCTCCTCCATATCGAGTGCCAGCTTG
This region of Desulfurellaceae bacterium genomic DNA includes:
- the mtaB gene encoding tRNA (N(6)-L-threonylcarbamoyladenosine(37)-C(2))-methylthiotransferase MtaB; this encodes MPSAALRIGLTTLGCKVNQYDTATIADRLSAAGHRLVPFADTADVYIVNSCTVTNQADAESRQLARRAKRRNPAARIIMTGCYAQVAPQAIARLPEVDYVIGLNRPDDILRAVTAELPQAVAVSNVRKASRIETFGTQTFQNNDAHLKGAAFTPQTRAFLKIQEGCDLFCTFCIVPMSRGKSRSVPPRRVLEQLDLLAERDFQEVVLTGVHLGGYGADLDPQIDLTWLVAAIEERKPVPRVRLSSLDPHEFSPALIDLLTQAQTVCPHLHIPLQSGDDRTLARMRRRYDRTLAGDVLARLRDALPQAALGTDLIVGFPGEGEHEFSQSYRFLEDSPFTYFHVFPYSVRSGTTAAKFTDSVPKPTITRRARQVRQLGARKKAAFAARFVGHTVPVLFEHSRDKTTGLLKGYSRNYLRVLAAGDDACMNRELPVRLSHLGADSLRGMIVSPDAPQPSREP
- a CDS encoding cysteine desulfurase, translated to MQQIYLDHNATTPLRPDVLEAMLPYLHTHFGNPSSVHRTGRRAKQGLEEAREQIAACIRAKPAEVLFTSGGTESNSLALIGAARAQTPTQTHIITTPVEHSSVLACVQALSREGFSHTLLPVDGEGRIRADDLAAALRDDTAVVSIGLANPELGTLQPIAACSRLTRQRRLVLHVDAVQATGKLALDMEELGADLVSLSAHKIHGPKGVGALYVRHGTGLVPVLQGGPQEREKRAGTENVAAAVGFGVAAVRAQAELTAVSARLTELTARLWTGVQGSVPDVVRNTPRQQCLPNTLNLGFPGASGEGLMMGLDLAGIAVSTGSACAAGSVEPSHVLLALGHDAQAAKSAIRFSLGKDTTRQDIDRVVAVLPGIVERVRAAGQTSGRA
- the mnmA gene encoding tRNA 2-thiouridine(34) synthase MnmA — its product is MSQTENHALTTQPQAAGSGRRVLAALSGGVDSAVAAALLVEAGYEVIAISMLLAGTADGHEGSCCSIDDFQDARRVAEQLDIPYYVLNLKDAFQSRVIDVFSEEYLRGRTPNPCLLCNRDLKFDLLWQRARELDATYVATGHYARIHYDADTARYQLWRGTDRAKDQSYFLFTLSQAQLARTLFPVGQLTKAQVRDKADALGLRIAHKPESQDICFVPDGNYARFLEQRLSPERFRSGEVVDQTGQQLGSHGGIHRFTIGQRRGLGIGGLAQPVYVSNIDAHTGRVTVGTKDQLRTPGLYAKDVSWVAGDQSQELRAEVKIRYRHPPIPARIVPGPDATATVWFQHGCPGVSPGQAVVFYAGDHVLGGGWIEGGV